The DNA window CGGCATTCGCAAACGCTTCGGCGCCGTCACGGTGCTCGACGGCGTGCAGCTCACCATCCGCCCCGGCGAAATCCATGCGCTGATGGGCGAGAACGGCGCCGGCAAGAGCACGCTGATGAAGATCCTTGCCGGCGTGTACCAGCCCGATGCCGGCGAGATCCGCGCGGCCGGCAAGCCGGTGCGCATCACCTGCCCGGCCGACGCCCGTGCCTGCGGCATCAACCTGATCTACCAGGAGCTGTCGGTGGCGCCGAACCTCACCGTCGCCCAGAACATCTTCATGGGCGCGGAACCGCGCGGCCGCTTCGGCATCGTTGACACCGCGCAGATGCACCGGCGCGCCGCGGAAGTGTTGCGCAGCCTCGGCGCGACGTTCGCGCCGACGCGGATCGCGAGCGGCCTGTCCATCGCCGACCAGCAGCAGGTGGAAATCGCCCGCGCGCTGGTGCATGAAAGCCGCGTGCTGATCATGGATGAACCGACGGCGGCGCTGTCCGAGCGTGAGACCGAGCGCCTGTTCGACGTGATGCGGGGCCTGCGCGCGCGCGGCATCGCGATCATCTATATCAGCCACCGCATGGCCGAGGTGCGCATGCTGGCCGACCGCGTCACCGTGCTGCGCGACGGCACCTGGATCGGTGAGCTCGACCGCGAGGAAGCCACGCCGGAAACGGTGGTGCGCATGATGGTGGGCCGCGAACTCGGCGGCTTCTACGAGCATGCCCGGCAGCGCGCACCCGGCGCCGTGCGGCTGAAGCTCAGCGGCGTGCACGGGGCCAGGGTACATCCCGCCTCGCTGGAAGTGCGCGCCGGCGAAATCGTCGGGCTTGCCGGCCTGGTCGGCGCCGGCCGCACCGAGCTGGCCCGCCTCGTGTTCGGTGCCGACCGGATGGCCGGCGGAACGGTCGAGCTCGACGGCATCCCCGTCACGATCCGCGCGCCGGCCGACGCCATCCGGCAGGGCATCGCCTATGTGCCGGAAGACCGCAAGGGGCAGGGACTGTTCCTGCAGCAGTCGCTGCTGGCGAACGTGACGATGAACGTGCTCGGCGTGCATGCGCGCTGCGGGGTATTGCGGCACGGCGAACTGTTGAGCGTCACGCGCGCGGCGATCAGCCGCCTGTCCGCACGCGGCGCCGGTCCCGAAGGCATCATCGGCGGCCTGTCCGGCGGCAACCAGCAAAAGCTGTTGCTGGCGCGCTGGCTGGCCATCGGGCCGCGCGTGCTGATCCTCGACGAGCCCACGCGCGGCGTCGACATCGGCGCCAAGCACGAGATCTACCGGATCATCCATGAACTTGCCGACGCCGGCGTGGCCGTGCTGTGCATTTCAAGC is part of the Pseudoduganella lutea genome and encodes:
- a CDS encoding sugar ABC transporter ATP-binding protein; amino-acid sequence: MVTAIPEPVLEVSGIRKRFGAVTVLDGVQLTIRPGEIHALMGENGAGKSTLMKILAGVYQPDAGEIRAAGKPVRITCPADARACGINLIYQELSVAPNLTVAQNIFMGAEPRGRFGIVDTAQMHRRAAEVLRSLGATFAPTRIASGLSIADQQQVEIARALVHESRVLIMDEPTAALSERETERLFDVMRGLRARGIAIIYISHRMAEVRMLADRVTVLRDGTWIGELDREEATPETVVRMMVGRELGGFYEHARQRAPGAVRLKLSGVHGARVHPASLEVRAGEIVGLAGLVGAGRTELARLVFGADRMAGGTVELDGIPVTIRAPADAIRQGIAYVPEDRKGQGLFLQQSLLANVTMNVLGVHARCGVLRHGELLSVTRAAISRLSARGAGPEGIIGGLSGGNQQKLLLARWLAIGPRVLILDEPTRGVDIGAKHEIYRIIHELADAGVAVLCISSELAEIIGVCDRVLVMREGWLAGELEGEQITQENIMALATLAQAA